The Podospora pseudocomata strain CBS 415.72m chromosome 1 map unlocalized CBS415.72m_1, whole genome shotgun sequence genome has a segment encoding these proteins:
- the RGD1 gene encoding Rho GTPase-activating protein (EggNog:ENOG503NVC8; COG:T; BUSCO:EOG092620CR) yields MSLGGDTTTGAAPEQGATSPISAPQTQSDEPSPQVQDVLSSEIGISVMLNRLKQSIASAKEFSNFLKKRSALEDEHANSLKKICRQSQESMARSEHRGGSFATAYEEMMVIHDRMADNGLQFAMSLHQMSEDLQELAAIAEKSRKGWKQNGLSAEHRVVELETAMRKSKAKYDSLAEEYDRARTGDTTGRQGGKVFGLRSHKSGAQHEEDLLRKAQVADQDYQTKVQVAHTERKELLERTRPETVKALQDIVKECDSGLVLQMQKFASFNEKLVLSNGLSISPLKNGSEGRSLRESILSIDNDKDLNDYLASQHAKVPPKASLPQYEHNHLIDASTRAPATTYTQKQSQTPSSAQPPLPQPGMFQQNARTSTFSETVANVQNQGPYGHNYGQSTSSIPILGNPSSQALHERSFSHGSAMGPGSGAASQQQYGQRGSTPQQTQPPPGSRFHGAYNSPSSHDGPPQLGALPFQSSQPQQPQQTNFSQLPSQQTASGPVSNSLQQHPVVPPQAHRNSPPIAPQMAPSRPVFGVSLTRLYERDGLAVPMVVYQCIQAVDLFGLNVEGIYRLSGSVPAVNKLKTLFDTDSSSSNLDFRNPENFFHDVNSVAGLLKQFFRDLPDPLMTREHYSACIDAAKNEDDIVRRDSLHAIINNLPDPNYATLRALTLHLHRVIENSGANRMSSQNLAIVFGPTLMGTAPGSAIADAGWQVRVIDTILQNTFQIFDEDD; encoded by the exons ATGTCCCTTGGAggagacaccaccaccggagcCGCCCCAGAGCAGGGCGCCACTTCACCAATATCAGCACCGCAGACTCAGAGCGATGAACCATCGCCACAGGTCCAAGATGTTCTTTCATCAGAG ATCGGTATCTCGGTGATGTTAAATCGACTGAAGCAGAGCATTGCTTCGGCCAAG GAGTTTTCCAATTTCCTGAAGAAACGATCGGCGCTCGAGGATGAACATGCGAATTCGTTAAAGAAGATATGCCGGCAGTCACAAGAGAGTATGGCCCGATCCGAGCATCGTGGCGGATCTTTTGCGACAGCATacgaggagatgatggtcatTCACGACCGAATGGCGGACAACGGGCTGCAGTTTGCTATGTCCCTGCATCAGATGTCCGAGGACCTTCAGGAACTGGCTGCCATCGCCGAGAAGTCCAGAAAGGGATGGAAACAAAATGGCCTGTCTGCCGAACATCGCGTGGTCGAACTTGAGACGGCTATGAGGAAGTCCAAAGCCAAGTACGACTCTCTTGCTGAAGAATATGATCGGGCCCGCACCGGAGATACTACTGGGCGCCAGGGAGGCAAggtgtttgggttgaggagcCACAAGTCAGGCGCACAGCACGAGGAGGATCTGCTACGAAAGGCCCAAGTTGCGGATCAAGACTATCAGACAAAGGTGCAAGTTGCCCATACCGAACGAAAGGAGCTGCTTGAAAGGACAAGGCCTGAGACGGTCAAGGCGCTGCAAGATATCGTCAAGGAGTGTGATTCGGGGTTAGTGCTGCAGATGCAGAAATTTG CCTCGTTCAATGAAAAACTGGTCCTCAGCAATGGCCTTAGTATCAGCCCCTTGAAGAATGGATCTGAGGGACGCAGTCTCCGCGAGTCGATTCTGTCCATTGATAACGACAAGGATTTGAATGACTACCTGGCCAGCCAACATGCTAAGGTGCCACCAAAGGCTTCTCTGCCGCAGTATGAACACAATCAT CTCATTGATGCCTCGACTCGTGCTCCAGCAACAACTTACACACAAAAACAGTCACAAACCCCTAGCTCTGCCCAGCCCCCGCTTCCACAACCCGGAATGTTTCAACAAAATGCGAGGACGAGCACTTTCTCTGAGACTGTTGCCAACGTCCAAAACCAAGGCCCGTATGGTCATAACTATGGCCAGAGTACCAGCTCGATTCCCATATTAGGTAATCCCTCCTCTCAAGCACTGCACGAGAGGAGTTTCAGTCACGGGAGCGCAATGGGACCAGGATCTGGAGCGGCCAGCCAACAACAGTATGGACAGCGTGGTTCGACGCCCCaacaaacacaaccaccacctggGTCGAGATTTCATGGAGCATACAACTCTCCCTCGTCCCACGACGGGCCTCCACAACTTGGTGCTCTTCCTTTCCAATCTTCTCAGCcccagcagcctcaacaaACCAATTTCAGCCAGCTTCCTTCGCAGCAAACTGCCAGCGGCCCGGTATCCAACTcacttcaacaacatccgGTCGTCCCTCCGCAAGCTCATCGGAACTCGCCTCCCATTGCACCTCAGATGGCACCATCTCGTCCCGTGTTTGGTGTCAGTCTCACCAGATTGTACGAGCGGGATGGCTTGGCCGTGCCGATGGTGGTATATCAGTGCATCCAGGCGGTGGATTTGTTTGGTCTGAACGTTGAAGGCATCTATCGACTTTCGGGTTCTGTACCGGccgtcaacaagctcaagaCTCTGTTTGATACAGACTCGAGCTCCAGCAATCTCGACTTTAGAAACCCGGAGAACTTCTTCCATGATGTCAAcagtgttgctggcttgTTGAAGCAATTCTTCCGGGATCTGCCTGATCCGCTGATGACGAGGGAGCATTACAGTGCCTGCATTGATGCAGCTA AGAACGAAGATGACATTGTGCGTCGCGACTCGCTCCACGCAATCATAAACAACCTTCCGGACCCAAATTACGCCACACTTCGGGCTCTTACTCTGCATCTTCACAGGGTCATTGAGAATTCGGGGGCAAACCGCATGAGCTCGCAGAACCTGGCCATTGTTTTCGGTCCCACGCTCATGGGCACGGCACCGGGGTCGGCCATAGCGGATGCCGGCTGGCAGGTGCGTGTTATTGACACGATCTTGCAGAACACGTTTCAGATttttgatgaagatgactgA
- the HOM2 gene encoding aspartate-semialdehyde dehydrogenase (EggNog:ENOG503NU99; COG:E; BUSCO:EOG09262YAU): MSQLPVKNVGVLGCTGSVGQRFILLLQQHPSLKLVGLGASSRSAGKKYRDAVRWKQAQPIAPDVGDLIVRDCKAGEFADCDIVFSGLDSDVAGDIEKEFQNAGLAVFSNAKNYRRDPLVPLVVPTVNLDHLNLIPHQQKTLGLNKGFLVCNSNCAVIGLVIPFAALQARFGKIDTVSVVTMQAVSGAGYPGVSSMDIIDNVVPFISGEEDKLETEAQKILGSINAEATAFEDQKTLRVSAACNRVPVLDGHTACVSLRFAQRPPPTAEQVKEAMREYVSEAQRLGCPSAPEPPIKVFDEPDRPQPRLDRELSKGYTVSVGRVREDDSGIFDIKFVALSHNTVIGAAGSSIVNAEAAVLKGFV, translated from the exons ATGTCTCAATTGCCCGTTAAGAACGTCG GTGTGCTCGGCTGCACTGGTTCGGTCGGCCAGCGCTtcatcctgctcctccagcagcacccgTCGCTCAAGCTCGTAGGCTTGGGTGCCTCGTCTCGATCCGCCGGGAAGAAGTACCGCGATGCTGTCAGGTGGAAGCAGGCACAGCCCATCGCTCCCGATGTCGGCGACCTGATCGTTCGCGACTGCAAGGCCGGCGAGTTCGCCGACTGCGACATTGTCTTCAGCGGCCTCGACAGCGACGTCGCCGGTGACATTGAGAAGGAGTTCCAGAATGCCGGCCTTGCCGTCTTCTCCAATGCGAAGAACTACCGCCGCGATCCCCTCGTCCCCCTGGTCGTCCCTaccgtcaacctcgaccatctcaacctcatcccccaccagcaaaagACGCTTGGCCTGAACAAGGGCTTCCTCGTGTGCAACAGCAACTGCGCCGTCATTGGGCTCGTCATCCCCTTCGCCGCCCTGCAGGCGCGTTTTGGAAAGATCGATACCGTCTCCGTCGTGACCATGCAGGCCGTTTCGGGTGCGGGATACCCCGGTGTTAGCAGCATGGACATCATTGACAACGTGGTGCCCTTCATttctggcgaggaggacaagcTCGAGACGGAAGCACAGAAGATTTTGGGCAGCATCAACGCCGAGGCGACCGCCTTCGAAGATCAGAAGACGTTGAGAGTCTCGGCAGCCTGCAACCGGGTCCCCGTGTTGGATGGTCACACCGCATGTGTGTCCCTGCGATTCGCCCAGCGCCCTCCCCCAACGGCCGagcaggtgaaggaggccaTGCGGGAATATGTCTCCGAGGCACAGCGGCTGGGATGCCCCTCTGCTCCTGAGCCACCCATCAAGGTGTTCGACGAACCCGATAGGCCGCAGCCCAGACTGGACCGCGAGCTCTCGAAGGGTTACACCGTCAGCGTGGGTCGTGTCAGGGAGGACGACAGTGGTATCTTTGATATCAAGTTTGTTGCCCTGAGCCACAACA CTGTCATTGGTGCCGCCGGTTCTTCCATCGTCAACGCTGAGGCTGCGGTGCTCAAGGGTTTCGTCTAA
- the TES1 gene encoding acyl-CoA thioesterase (EggNog:ENOG503NXST; COG:I), producing MENRATLLRPPPPDPNKAPIENVLEVTELAVLGPNIFTNARKPWHPPGARGIYGGAVIAMCLAAAQRTVADDFLPHSCHCYFLLAGASNLPILFHVEQVRDGRSFATRTVQARQRGRCIFTTTISFVKDGSSGAPGTQVSHSSAMPIDPATKLPVQPPPDDYDGEPPSMTQGPFQGTQIQIISPSGTSTDPRDKKTRQWLRSRGKITGGTAAHLEALAYISDSYFIGTVTRLHNLWRFPQFKPEDFDKLKPDMQEKVRTLHQWEGMGDDPRDMAGRPTLGMMVSLDHTIYFHEPKRVKADEWMMNEMESPWAGDGRGVVMQKIFAKDGTLLATCVQEGLVRLQPPEKEAKESKL from the exons ATGGAGAACCGCGCAACATTGCTCAGGCCGCCACCTCCCGACCCCAACAAGGCGCCCATTGAAAATGTCTTGGAAGTGACAGAGTTGGCTGTGTTAGGTCCT AACATCTTCACCAATGCCCGCAAACCCTGGCACCCGCCGGGAGCTCGTGGCATTTACGGCGGTGCCGTAATCGCCATGTGCCTCGCCGCCGCTCAGCGCACCGTAGCCGACGACTTCCTCCCCCACTCCTGCCACTGctacttcctcctcgccggcgcctccaacctccccatcctcttccacgTCGAGCAGGTCCGCGACGGCCGCAGCTTCGCAACTCGCACCGTCCAGGCCCGCCAACGGGGCCGCtgcatcttcaccaccactatCTCCTTTGTCAAGGATGGCTCCTCCGGTGCCCCGGGAACACAAGTCTCCCACTCCAGCGCTATGCCCATCGACCCAgccaccaaactccccgTCCAACCCCCGCCCGACGACTACGACGGTGAACCCCCCTCCATGACCCAAGGCCCCTTCCAAGGAACACAGATCCAAATCATTTCCCCCAGCGGCACGTCCACCGATCCCCGCGATAAAAAGACACGCCAATGGCTGCGGTCAAGAGGGAAAATCACCGGTGGCACCGCCGCCCATCTCGAGGCGTTGGCCTACATCAGCGACAGCTACTTCATCGGCACCGTAACTAGGCTTCACAACCTGTGGAGGTTCCCCCAGTTCAAACCAGAAGACTTTGACAAGCTGAAGCCCGACATGCAGGAGAAGGTCAGGACGCTGCATCagtgggaggggatgggtgATGATCCGAGGGATATGGCTGGACGACCGACGTTGGGCATGATGGTGAGCTTGGACCATACGATTTATTTCCACGAGCCGAAGAGGGTCAAGGCGGATGAGTGGATGATGAATGAGATGGAGAGTCCGTGGgcgggggatgggaggggggtggtgatgcagAAGATTTTTGCAAAGGACGGGACGTTGTTGGCTACTTGTGTGCAGGAG GGTCTTGTGAGGTTGCAGCCGCCTGAAAAGGAAGCGAAGGagtcgaagttgtag
- the AL1 gene encoding phytoene dehydrogenase AL-1 (EggNog:ENOG503NY26; COG:H) produces the protein MANEKPRTAIVIGAGAGGIAISARLAKAGLKVTVLEKNDFTGGRCSIFRSKAGFRFDQGPSLLLLPNLFRETFADFGTTLEAEGVELLQCFPNYDIWFSDGAVFRSSTDTAAMKREIEKWEGPDGFQRYLNWLAEAHGHYEISLQHVLHRNFTNHAQLADPTFVAPTIALHPLESIWSRTTRYFWSDRLRRVFTFATMYMGMSPYDAPSTYSLLQYTELAEGIWYPKGGFQTILAAIERIGRRLGVQYRLNTPVAKVLTGGPDGKTATGVLLESGEKLEADLVIVNADLVYAYNNLFPQESENKSVGPTITPYAKDLSKREASCSSISFYWSFSKKIPELGTHNIFLADEYKESFDAIFKRHTLPSDPSFYINVPSRVDPTAAPPDKDAVICLIPVGHLSATHPASSWPSLVASAKKAVLATVEKRTGLKNLESLIMEETINSPPEWQAKFNLDRGAILGLSHSFFNVLSFRPRTRAKGVRNAYFVGASTHPGTGVPIVLAGAKITAEQILGDKKMEAPWVPLREWKGDVQAKQGHEKRGGGRLDLVKRPLWTDDWNLFLWSVIGLLGVVVVFLAGPAAWGNGGFVGDW, from the exons ATGGCGAATGAGAAGCCAAGGACCGCGATTGTCATCG GcgctggagctggtggaaTTGCCATTTCTGCTCGTTTGGCAAAGGCGGGGTTGAAGGTCACGGTTCTGGAAAAGAATGACTTCACGGGTGGGAGATGCAGTATCTTCAGGTCCAAGGCCGGGTTTCGTTTTGATCAAGGCCCttcgttgctgctgctgccaaacTTGTTTCGTGAGACTTTTGCGGATTTCGGCACCACACTCGAGGCTGAGGGTGTAGAGCTGCTACAGTGCTTTCCCAATTATGAT ATTTGGTTCTCTGATGGCGCTGTCTTCAGGAGCAGCACTGACACAGCTGCCATGAAAAGAGAGATcgagaagtgggaggggcCAGATGGTTTTCAACGGTATCTCAACTGGCTGGCAGAAGCTCACGGTCACTACGAGATCAGCCTGCAGCACGTCCTACATCGCAACTTCACCAACCACGCCCAGCTTGCCGACCCAACTTTCGTCGCACCCACCATCGCCCTTCACCCGCTCGAAAGCATCTGGAGCCGAACCACTCGTTACTTCTGGTCAGACCGTCTCCGGAGAGTATTCACCTTCGCCACCATGTACATGGGCATGTCACCTTACGACGCCCCCAGCACCTACAGTCTTCTGCAGTACACCGAGCTTGCCGAAGGCATCTGGTACCCCAAAGGCGGCTTTCAAACCATCCTCGCGGCCATCGAACGTATTGGCCGTCGTCTAGGCGTACAATACcgcctcaacacccccgtAGCTAAAGTCCTAACTGGCGGACCAGACGGCAAGACCGCCACGGGAGTCCTTCTGGAGTCtggcgagaagctggaggccGACCTCGTCATTGTCAACGCTGATCTTGTTTACGCCtacaacaacctcttccctcAAGAATCCGAGAACAAATCCGTCGGCCCAACAATCACCCCTTACGCCAAGGACCTCTCCAAGCGTGAAGCCTCCTGcagctccatctccttctacTGGAGTTTCTCCAAAAAAATCCCCGAGCTGGGCACCCACAACATTTTTCTCGCGGATGAGTACAAGGAATCGTTTGATGCCATTTTCAAAAGGCACACTCTCCCATCTGATCCATCTTTC TACATCAACGTCCCCTCCCGCGTCGACCCAACAGCCGCACCCCCAGATAAGGACGCCGTAATCTGCCTCATCCCCGTAGGCCACCTCTCCGCCACGCACCCGGCCTCCTCCTGGCCCTCCCTCGTCGCCTCGGCCAAAAAGGCCGTCCTGGCCACGGTAGAGAAGCGCACCGGCCTCAAGAACCTCGAATCTTTGATCATGGAGGAAACGATCAACTCTCCCCCCGAATGGCAGGCCAAGTTCAACCTCGACCGCGGCGCCATCCTGGGCCTGTCccactccttcttcaacgtcCTCTCCTTCCGCCCGAGGACAAGGgcgaagggggtgaggaatgCGTATTTTGTCGGGGCGAGCACGCACCCTGGCACGGGGGTTCCGATTGTCCTTGCCGGGGCGAAGATTACGGCGGAGCAGATCTTGGGGGATAAGAAGATGGAGGCTCCTTGGGTGCCGCTGAgggagtggaagggggatgtgCAGGCGAAGCAGGGGCATgaaaagagggggggggggaggttggattTGGTGAAGAGGCCGTTGTGGACGGATGATTGGAATTTGTTTTTGTGGAGTGTGATTGGGTtattgggggtggtggtggttttccTTGCTGGACCGGCTGCTTGGGGGAACGgggggtttgtgggggaTTGGTAA
- a CDS encoding uncharacterized protein (EggNog:ENOG503NUG8; COG:I) codes for MSDAGESSHRRTKSSALSLLRRKATGGAGDDNMSTASVEDTGAASTSLAGDSTTATSHASLTNAHQHSRGHSSKLSVSGSTMGRTPSHNAPSVSGAKSPNPLDKGASLESSVRKFRIVEALRNGDTASISKAIRESAEGGPRTSTSSFNTTTGPLEDTTILHLAIQCAEQPVVEYVLSDGAGSLDINARDKDGNTPLHIAAAQGRSHVVGLLLANKEINDAIANNQGRLPIDLARNPEIFQQLQLSRSLFAENKIRQVQDLILHGEFKVLEHVLEEPRFKTVLDINSTEFASDPVTVQAGGTLLHEAARAKNTRLIQVLLLHGADPFRRDRKGKLPQDVTKDEITRAMLKKSPAAVAAQRGIQEKAVLGSAAQGVINATPGDPLAGREAREMKGYLKKWTNYRKGYQLRWFVLEDGVLSYYKHQDDAGSACRGAINMRIAKLHMSADEKTKFEIIGKSSVKYTLKANHEVEAKRWFWALNNSIQWTKDQAKEEERQKAHNAELLKQAKAEISGTSISEPPSENASYIEPRGSIQLSRMHSSGKSHKSGLHGTGTVDSHDDDEFADAATEAGKTDHHGEGNYEDDDYGEGSSGQDAPPVNKDAFNITAQSAKLQLDTMAHVTAALLQEASKNPSLTLGDTKASQALSTYDAAIRSLTGLIGDLLRISKDRDAYWQYRLDRESEMRRMWEDSMAQVAKEQESLEARVSEAEAKRKATKRILKQAVETGILDESQTLPPPAVSTSAAATPAIAATTAPQDSTQVETAAADSVSVKSPALGGLSRRETVITQIADISDSESDEEEFFDAVDAGQVEVSQLPPSEIAEAKSENQVVVSGENDISDAFKGYENGIRTRLKMEADNRPKISLWGILKSMIGKDMTKMTLPVSFNEPTSLLYRCGEDMEYADLLDLAADRSDSIERLLYVSAFAASEYASTIGRVAKPFNPLLGETFEYVRPDKNYRFFIEQVSHHPPIGAAWAESPKWTYYGESSVKSKFYGRSFDINPLGTWFLKLRPTHGGKEDFYTWRKVTSSVVGIMTGNPVVDNYGPMEIKNHTTGEVCHIEFKARGWKASSAYLLTGKVLDASGHVRFSLGGRWNSKIYARFTPGYEATVEEPAGGDSGSIYRGNLTSADPNKAFLIWQANPRPEGIPFNLTPFVLTFNHIDDKLRPWIAPTDSRLRPDQRAMEDGEYDFAATEKNRLEEAQRARRREREARGEEFTPAWFSKAKCEITGEEYWQFNGEYWKRRQKAGPEGSYEEAWKGLEPIFE; via the exons ATGTCGGACGCGGGGGAGAG TTCGCATCGACGAACGAAATCCTCTGCCCTTTCACTCCTGAGACGCAAAGCTACTGGCGGTGCCGGTGACGACAACATGTCTACAGCTTCGGTCGAGGACACTGGCGCAGCGAGCACCAGTCTTGCCGGCGATTCGACTACCGCAACATCCCACGCATCTCTTACCAACGCCCACCAACATTCCAGGGGCCACAGCTCCAAGCTCTCAGTCTCTGGGAGCACCATGGGCCGTACACCATCACACAATGCCCCTTCGGTTAGCGGGGCTAAGTCTCCCAATCCGCTGGACAAGGGCGCCTCCCTCGAGTCATCCGTCAGAAAGTTCCGCATCGTTGAAGCTCTCCGCAACGGTGACActgcctccatctccaaagCTATCCGTGAAAGCGCCGAAGGGGGTCCCCGCACGAGCACCTCATCCTTCAACACAACAACCGGCCCCCTCGAAGATACCACAATACTTCACCTCGCCATCCAGTGTGCCGAGCAGCCCGTTGTTGAGTACGTTCTGTCTGACGGCGCTGGTTCTCTTGATATCAATGCTCGGGACAAGGATGGAAATACACCCCTTCATATCGCGGCAGCTCAGGGCCGTAGCCACGTGGTTGGACTCCTTCTAGCAAACAAGGAGATCAACGATGCCATCGCCAATAACCAGGGCCGCCTTCCAATCGATCTTGCCCGCAATCCCGAAATCTTCCAGCAGCTGCAGCTCTCGAGATCTCTGTTTGCTGAAAACAAGATCAGGCAAGTTCAGGATCTCATTCTCCATGGCGAATTCAAAGTCTTGGAGCACGTGTTGGAGGAACCTCGTTTCAAGACAGTTTTGGATATCAACAGTACCGAATTTGCTTCGGACCCAGTTACAGTCCAGGCTGGGGGCACCCTCTTGCATGAAGCCGCACGCGCCAAGAACACTCGTCTAATTCAAGTTTTGCTTCTGCATGGCGCCGACCCCTTCCGCCGGGACCGCAAGGGCAAGCTCCCGCAAGATGTTACCAAGGACGAGATCACACGTGCCATGCTGAAGAAGTCACCAGCTGCCGTAGCGGCGCAAAGGGGGATCCAAGAGAAGGCCGTCCTGGGGTCTGCTGCCCAAGGCGTTATCAACGCAACCCCTGGTGATCCGCTTGCTGGCCGAGAGGCCCGTGAAATGAAAGGCTACCTCAAGAAGTGGACCAACTATAGAAAGGGGTATCAGCTGCGGTGGTTTGTTCTGGAGGACGGCGTGTTGAGCTACTACAAGCACCAAGATGATGCAGGCTCAGCCTGCCGTGGTGCTATCAACATGCGCATCGCCAAGCTTCACATGAGTGCTGATGAGAAGACCAAGTTTGAGATCATCGGGAAGTCATCGGTCAAGTACACACTCAAGGCGAACCACGAAGTCGAAGCTAAGCGCTGGTTCTGGGCCCTCAACAACTCGATTCAGTGGACGAAAGACCAGGCtaaggaggaagagagacaAAAGGCCCATAACGCGGAGTTGCTGAAGCAGGCCAAAGCCGAGATTTCGGGTACTAGTATCTCTGAGCCACCTAGCGAGAACGCGAGCTACATTGAGCCCCGCGGCAGCATCCAGCTTTCACGGATGCACTCTTCCGGCAAGTCTCACAAGAGCGGACTTCATGGGACTGGCACTGTGGacagccatgatgatgacgaatTTGCTGACGCGGCGACGGAGGCTGGCAAGACTGATCATCACGGCGAAGGTAATtatgaagatgatgactATGGTGAGGGTTCGAGTGGGCAGGATGCTCCGCCAGTGAATAAGGATGCTTTCAACATCACTGCCCAGTCGGCTAAGCTGCAGCTCGATACCATGGCACACGTCACAGCCGCACTACTTCAGGAGGCGAGCAAGAATCCCAGCCTGACTCTGGGCGATACTAAGGCCTCGCAAGCTCTGTCGACTTATGACGCCGCCATCCGCTCGCTTACTGGGCTTATTGGTGACCTTTTGCGCATCTCAAAGGACCGTGATGCCTACTGGCAGTATCGCCTTGACCGCGAAAGTGAGATGCGCCGGATGTGGGAAGACAGCATGGCCCAGGTAGCCAAGGAGCAAGAGTCCCTTGAGGCTCGCGTCAGTGAGGCTGAGGCCAAGAGAAAAGCTACCAAGCGCATCCTCAAACAGGCTGTTGAGACCGGCATTCTTGACGAGAGCCAGAcactaccaccacctgcTGTTTCcacttctgctgctgctactccAGCCAtcgctgccaccaccgctcctCAGGATAGCACTCAGGTGGAGACGGCGGCAGCAGACTCTGTGAGCGTAAAGTCCCCCGCCCTGGGAGGCCTTTCGAGACGTGAGACGGTGATTACCCAGATCGCCGACATCTCGGATTCAGAGTcagacgaggaggagttcTTCGATGCAGTTGATGCCGGCCAGGTCGAAGTATCGCAGTTGCCACCGTCCGAGATCGCGGAAGCCAAGAGTGAAAACCAGGTCGTTGTGTCGGGTGAGAACGACATCAGCGATGCCTTCAAGGGGTACGAAAATGGCATTCGAACCCGTCTGAAGATGGAAGCAGATAATAGGCCCAAGATTTCACTATGG GGTATTCTGAAATCTATGATCGGAAAGGATATGACCAAAATGACCCTCCCCGTATCTTTCAACGAACCTACCTCTCTTCTGTACCGCTGCGGCGAGGACATGGAGTATGCCGACCTTTTGGATCTTGCGGCCGACCGCTCTGATTCGATTGAGCGTCTGCTCTACGTTTCTGCCTTTGCTGCCAGCGAATACGCCTCGACTATTGGTCGTGTAGCCAAGCCTTTCAACCCTTTGCTCGGTGAGACGTTTGAGTACGTTAGACCCGACAAGAACTACCGCTTCTTCATTGAGCAAGtcagccatcatcctcccatcGGTGCTGCTTGGGCCGAATCGCCCAAGTGGACCTACTACGGTGAATCTTCTGTCAAGTCAAAGTTTTATGGTCGTTCCTTCGACATCAATCCCCTCGGTACCTGGTTCCTCAAGCTCCGTCCCACCCACGGCGGCAAGGAGGACTTCTACACTTGGCGCAAGGTCACCTCGTCGGTCGTGGGTATCATGACTGGTAACCCAGTTGTTGACAACTACGGACCAATGGAGATCAAGAACCACACCACGGGTGAAGTCTGCCATATCGAGTTCAAGGCCCGAGGCTGGAAGGCTTCCAGCGCCTATCTCCTGACAGGCAAGGTGCTGGATGCCAGCGGCCATGTTCGGTTCAGCTTGGGTGGCAGGTGGAACTCCAAGATCTACGCCCGCTTTACACCAGGGTATGAGGCGACTGTCGAAGAGCCGGCGGGTGGTGACTCCGGGTCTATCTACCGGGGCAATCTCACCTCGGCCGACCCCAACAAGGCTTTCCTCATCTGGCAGGCGAATCCCCGCCCCGAAGGCATCCCATTCAACCTCACTCCTTTTGTTCTGACGTTCAATCACATCGATGATAAGCTTCGCCCATGGATCGCGCCGACTGATTCCCGCCTGAGACCGGATCAGCGCGcgatggaggatggggagtaCGATTTTGCCGCTACGGAGAAGAACAGACTGGAGGAGGCGCAgagagcgaggagaagggagagggaggccaggggggaggagtttaCCCCGGCGTGGTTCAGCAAGGCGAAGTGTGAGATTACGGGAGAGGAGTATTGGCAGTTTAATGGGGAGTattggaagaggaggcagaagGCGGGACCGGAAGGGAGTTATGAGGAGGCTTGGAAGGGTTTGGAGCCCATCTTTGAGTAG